From the Asterias rubens unplaced genomic scaffold, eAstRub1.3, whole genome shotgun sequence genome, the window GAAGAACTATTTGTTTCCTATGTAAGTCACGTTAATTAGGCACTTTTTAGATCCTTTTCTTTGCACAAAATTTTCTGTTtcggtttcttttttttctccagtgCCTCATAATAGTTttactagatagatggcgctatgtacatgtaaatgcttagtattattgtatatttggtttgcagtaatgggtaacaccatgtgtgtatctacttgccaggtagagcttgttcttagagaactgtcttgctttatatttggtttgcggtaacaccatgtgtgtatctacttgccaggtagagcttgttcttagagaactgtcttgctctaTTCTACTGCCCTAACATAGGATGagaactgcctttagctaccgggaaaccttggtagtctagttggtaagacactgctctagaattgcaagagtcgtgggttcaaatcccacccgagtaacatgtctgtgatattattttcacaggactagggaaagtactgagcatacagtgctaacagtaacacatcggtttatgggtacaggactagggaaagtactgagtatacagtgctaacagtaacacatcggtttatgggtacaggactagggaaagtactgagcatacagtgctaacagtaacacatcggtttatgggtacaggactagggaaagtactgagcatacagtgctaacagtaacacatcggtttatgggtacaggactagggaaagtactgagcatacagtgctaacagtaacacatcggtttatgggtacaggactagggaaagtactgagcatacagtgctaacagtaacacatcggtttatgggtacaggactagggaaagtactgagcatacagtgctaacagtaacacatcggtttatgggtacaggactagggaaagtactgagcatacagtgctaacagtaacacatcggtttatgggtacaggactcgggaaagtactgagcatacagtgctaacagtaacacatcggtttatgggtacaggactagggaaagtactgagcatacagtgctaacagtaacacatcggtttatgggtacaggactagggaaagtactgagcatacagtgctaacagtaacacatcggtttatgggtacaggactagggaaagtactgagcatacagtgctaacagtaacacatcggtttatgggtacaggactagggaaagtactgagtatacagtgctaacagtaacacatcggtttatgggtacaggactagggaaagtactgagcatacagtgctaacagtaacacatcggtttatgggtacaggactagggaaagtactgagcatacagtgctaacagtaacacatcggtttatgggtacaggactagggaaagtactgagcatacagtgctaacagtaacacatcggtttatgggtacaggactagggaaagtactgagcatacagtgctaacagtaacacatcggtttatgggtacaggactagggaaagtactgagcatacagtgctaacagtaacacatcggtttatgggtacaggactagggaaagtactgagcatacagtgctaacagtaacacatcggtttatgggtacaggactagggaaagtactgagcatacagtgctaacagtaacacatcggtttatgggtacaggactcgggaaagtactgagcatacagtgctaacagtaacacatcggtttatgggtacaggactagggaaagtactgagtatacagtgctaacagtaacacatcggtttatgggtacaggactagggaaagtactgagcatacagtgctaacagtaacacatcggtttatgggtacaggactagggaaagtactgagcatacagtgctaacagtaacacatcggtttatgggtacaggactagggaaagtactgagcatacagtgctaacagtaacacatcggtttatgggtacaggactagggaaagtactgagcatacagtgctaacagtaacacatcggtttatgggtacaggactagggaaagtactgagcatacagtgctaacagtaacacatcggtttatgggtacaggactagggaaagtactgagcatacagtgctaacagtaacacatcggtttatgggtacaggactagggaaagtactgagcatacagtgctaacagtaacacatcGGTTTAAGTAAAAACCTATATCATTATTAGGCcacatacacattttttttttgatcgtCCTTTTTATTTTGCGCATGGCAGAGGgaggaaggttttttttttactttgaagtgttgttgacatgccaaaatatgaaatcaagaacaacgaaatcatcacaatcactataaaacagagggtttgtgtgtttttgatgttttcaatagttttgtcaaacaaatttaactcctaaatgacattttctgtaaacaactaagcacagtgtagctcaagtaaatatttgaagaattgttcttgctttgccaacatggaTAAAAACCTGAACTTTAAAACtctttcaaacctgtacatttgaaaaggttgtttttccatgattaaaaaaaaaaaaaaaaaaaaaaaaaaaaaaaaatggggtagGGGGGTTTTgaatcaatttttctttttttatgtggccttattgttattattattacctcttTTGTCATGTTCATATACTGAGATGGTAACGGCTTCTGCTGTTCACCTGCGTCCTCTCTTGTTCCGTAGCCGCCCACAGCAGAGGGGTCAAAGGTTACGCAGACATTGCTTTTACGAAGTGAGGGTAGACCACTTCTGAACGAGTGTCGCATTTTTatatctgaaaacaaaaaatgtaagaaatcagccattttaattttggtttttaacccaAGCattctggaaagtactgagtatacagtgctaacacacatcggtgtatgggtaaaaactaaaattaataagtcaaccatttgcgagttagatttgaataatgtctggtacaatgacttgctttagtcacaatgtactgcCCTTACACTTGAATtactcagactatagagacagttgctactgTATCTgaaatggttcagggcaagcttctgtatagcaacctccagatgagcaactGTCTTGTTAGTCTgaagaattcaaatttaagcagtGACTTGTGATAAAGCACATCATCGACCagacaatgggtgcgttcgtttagctcccctgggtctaccccggtgtgtggcgttttttttttccaggacgagcGTGGGTaactatctgcacacgtttgtcttggaaaaaaaacctccacacaccggggtcgacccagggaagctaaacgaacgcacccgatATTAAAacctaacacgcaaatggcttattcaaAACTTCACTTGAAAATggtccacatacatgtacatgtacatgtaacagaaAAGCTACATCAAAAAAGAGGCTAAAGTAAAACATCATTTTCGTcaggcaactcacacctgttatctccatgtaattccttttccaaatGTTGGGCTTGAATGGATCATGCATAATCATActtcaatgtaaacacacccacTCAGTGAAAGGATGTATACTTTCAGAGTTTTTGTGGCCAAAAcatagaaaaagaacacagagacaaactgtgtgtgctttcagatacttgattttggaacctcaaaatctaattccgaggtctcgaaatacaattcgtggaaaactacattacttcagagggagcagttcctcacaatgttttgtacttccaacagctctccattgctcaataccaagtaagtttttatgctaacagttataccaaaagtgtccattgcctttaaggattAAATTAAATAGATAACCTTCCGTCGAGGATTGCCCTGAATCTGCCCCTTGCTGACTGCCCCCTCCACCATGATGCCCCGCCCTCTGTGGGTCCGTCTGTGAGAACATGACTTGCAGGGGTATGTGATCCTCCGAAATGGACCTCAATGGGTAAGAAAGAGGGCGTGGCTCTCTTGCCACGGGCGTGGCATGTAGGTCTGAAGTAGACGCAATGCGGTTCCGCCGTGGCACGTCTTGGGGTAGTTGCGGCGGGGGGCGTGAGGGTTCATCACAAGGCGAACGTTGGGCTGATGGGTCGGTACAGGGTAGTTGCTGCTGAGGGTCTTCTGTAGGCAGACTTGAAGCACTGCTGTACGGACTGTCTGATGTGTCTTTGTGTGGAGTCTGTATAAATTAAACAGGAAATCGATAACAGTTTTGGAGGCTAATCTACTGTATACACTTTGTAGTCACCAGAACAAGTCACATCACTCTTGCTGATAGAGCCTTCTCGGCATAGACtatattgaatatgacgtcaccattcacatatctgacctacaagatggcgccTGTGCACGTGTGCGTGCGTGCATGTGGcgtagaaatcaaactgggaatGTTGTGTGCTGCGTGTttcgatgatgtacgcgtttgccctacaagatgacgacttttcatagcaaaaaggggttattcaatacggtttATACATATGGACCCAAAATGGACCCAAAATATGCTCGACGTAAGCGCAGAGTAACTTTTCAAAAGCGATAGCTTCTGAATGCGGCACCTCATTCCTTGCCTATCACGCGCAAACCGAGTACTTGAGATAAAGGTCTAGGGAACAAAACTCTTACCTTTTCTCGCTTCAAAGAACCGAATGCATTCTTCATCTTTTTCCTCAATCCTTTCTTTCGGCTCTTCCCCGTACTCTCGATGGATTCTTCGGAACCAAAGTTCTCTGAAGCGTTAAAGGAGGCCGTTCTCCTGACAGAGGTAGGGCTGTCCGACGTGAAGGAGTCTGATGCCTGCAAACACAGAACGCTGAATTTGATGTTTTGAGCATagagttaaaggatttgggtactttttgtgacacaaacacaatgtccaccggtttacatgaaacttacaccgtttgaagataatgatagttcaAAGCGTTCCTCATAAGACAACTTgacgaggtgctgtagtttttgagaatcgCGTAAAACAATTAgaagaaaatacgtttttataggcaaaaaataattttcgtctcatgatcacaaagacgaaaattatgttcATTACATCAGTtttatttctcaacaactacagcacctcagcaaataatattttcagggaagctttctactatcaatttcttcaaactgtgtgagtttaatgtaaatctgtggacattgtgctttttgtcctacaaaaagtatatagaccctttaaatataagaactagagggcgcaatGATGATGCTGCGTGCACAAACGCAACGGGACCGCAATGAGAAACTCACGCCATTTCGTAACAACgttgtacgcgcgttgaatacaAAGTACCAGTTGGTGTGTGTTTTATGTTACCTTTAAGTGATGCTATTATGTCCACTTACAAATTGGCTACACACCGAGCCACGTATCTAGGCCAGTggaccctctagttcttatgtGAAACTTTATGGTTTTGAAATTGAGACTCAGCTGCAGtgtaaatttcaattcaactattttagtgagaaattacccctttgtCAAAAACGTTGTGATGGTTGTCAAAAACAACATGCAATAGTAATGATATTTGGCATCACGTGaaggacaatcctccaatcaaatggcaaggaccTGTTTGGGTAATCTATGATAATTGATACCGTTACCTTCCCACTGTCGTTGGAGATGGACTTCACTCTCTCCGGTACCATAAAGTCTGACGGTGGACCTCCGTCTCGGTGGGGTGCAATGTAGTTTTTAATGCGAGACATCGTCAATTTACTTCTCATACCTCCTGAGTGGCAAACAAAAATTTCTCCTTaaggccattggacactttcggtaaacagtattgttcaaggcccacacatcgtgtatcacaacttctatataaaatgacaaacctgtgaaaatttaggctcaatcggtcatcggagtcgggaaaaaataacgggaaaacccacccttgttttcgcacttttcgccgtgttatgacatgtgttaaCAATAAATCGGTAATTCTCGCTatagagaattgatattgtttaatgttttctcaaaaagtaaagcatttcatggaataatatttcaagcgaagtctttcaccattaccttctgtaaaccctgtaagttatttgtaaatctgtaaaaaaaaaaaaaaaatctgttccgcaagtgtccaatggctttaaaggaaaggtatagtttggtaattactcaaaacaaatattgtcataaaaacttacttggtaacgagtaatggagagatgttgatagtacaaaatattatgagaaacggctccttctgaagtggcgtagattttttaaaaagaggtaatttctcactaaaaattttagtgagaaattaaaagacttctagccagaagtcttttatttcaatctgaaaacacacacattcgttcaacaagggtgttttttgtttcatcattttctcgcaactttgatgaataattgagccaaaattttcacaggcttgttattttaagcttatgtcgggatacaccaagtgagagactggtcttcgacaattaccaatagtgtccagtgcctttcaccAAAATCTCTTTTAATCACCCATTTCACTCTCATCAGCTaatatcattaaaggcactggacacctttgataattgtcaaagaccaatcttctcactcaacatgcacaaaataacgaacctgtgaaaatttaaattgaattggtcttcgaagttgcgagatgaaagaaaaaaacacccttgtcacccgaagttgtgtactttcagatgcttgattttgagacctcaaaatctaattctgaggtcttgaaatcaaattcatggaaaatttcttctttctcgaaaactatgtagctttagagagagccgtttctcacaatgttttaaactacgaCGACTCTGCCAGTTCCAAacagccgtttaagaactcgtcaccattcatttattcactttttaaaaactaaaacaaaagcCATAGTACATGCAATTACCTGGTGACATGACAGGCAATGTTGATGACCTCTTGGCCCTGACTGAATGACCTATGACCTCCGACACATCATCCAAACAAAGATATTCCAAGTTATTATCGAGCACTTCAACTGAGACATCTATCTCGCCGCGATCTTTGAcatctttctttgttttgtttggccGGTGCTGCAGTTTGTACCACCTTGAGAGAAAACAAGAGACTTTAGCCAaagggtctacatgtatgtacttttctttaacacaaaacacaatgtccacagatttacattaaaggcagtggacactattgattattactcaaaataattattagcacaaaaccttacttggtgatgagtaaatggggagaggttgatagtataaaacgttgtgagaaacggctccctatgaagtgacatagttttcgagaaagaagtaattttccacgaatttgatttcgagacctaaagtttagaatttgaggtcttgaaatcaagcatctgaaagcacataactttgtgtgacaagggtgttttttctttcattcatatcttgcaacttcgacgaccgattgagctcaaatgttcacaggtttgttattttatgcatatgtttagatacaccaagtgagaagactggtctttgacaatttccaatagtgtccactgtctttaaacttacacagtttgaagataatgatagtagaaagcttcccataAATTATtccttactgaggtgctgtagttttttataaaatgagaAAATGTCtctttgtctcagttttagcatgtaaaatcgtaTTATGATATTTTATGTATTATGATATGTTatgtttataatatcaaaactggttaatacgttttaacatgctaaaataattttcctctcactgagacaacaattattttgttttactcatttctcaaaaactacagcacctcagtaagtaatatttaaagggaagctttctatcattatcttcaaaccttgtaagttaaatgtaattctgtggacattttgaataAGTAATTAATTTAGTCATAATGTAAAAGAAACATGAAGGCTTGAAGATTGATATAGAGTGATTGCTTAATGTCACTGGACACTACAGTGTATTTGTAATCACTGTAAGCAGACGAAATtacttgttaaagccattggacactttcagaacagaaaaaaaaaaaaaaagttcacagatttacaaataacttacaggatttacagaaggtatggtgaaagacttctcttgaaatattattccatgaaatgctttactttttgagaaaacattaaaacaataacgattctcgatatcgagaattacggatttattttaaacacatgtcatgacacggcgaaatggcggaaacaagggtgggttttccatttttttctcccgactccaatggccaattgagcctaaattttcacaggtttgttattttatatataagttcggaaacacgaagtgtgggccttggacaatactgtttaccgatcaatgaagagctgttgatacgtagtatacaacattgtgagaaacagcttcctctgaagtaatgtagttttagagaaagaagtaatttttcactaaaatatttgaatttgattttgagacctcagaatttgatttttatgtcacgaaatcaagcatctgaaagcactcaactttgtgtgacaagggtgtttttcctccaTTGATACCTCGCAACTTCAGACAATTTGAGttcaaaatttttacaggttttttattttgtgtaatgttgagacacaccaagtgagaagactgggctttgacaattactaacggtgtccagtgccttaaaatggCCTCAACATGGTTGAATTATTTCACGAATACATCACTGGAATTCTTCACTTACATGTACAGAAACAGGGTTAGGGTTACGGACGAGTTATAGTCAGTTGCGCGATGGTcccgatggaaatcttgacacgCGATCATAAAAACACACAGTTTATAGGCCCTCAgcgatttccatcgcgcgaccatcaCGGGCCTGACTGGCTTCATACATGGTAAACCAGACATAAACATCAATAATTAAtatgtgggtgcgttcgtttagctgggTCTagcccgcggtgctcactcgggtgagcccctgacaagaactAAACAAGCGATCACTCAGCGCTCTCGTAGTGACATCATGCACCTgaggccagcccccaagtgacccgctcCACAAACAGTGgcctgggggctgacccgggtgagccccttgaatgacgtcaaagctattcaaacacACCAGGGGCAGTCCAGGGTcaaccaagggaagctaaacgaacgcaccctgtgtgCAATCATACAAGTACACAAGGTTTCATAtgtgtatatgtacatgtacattatggtTAACGACATGCATATTTTGCCCCTCTCCATGATGGGAATAGTCGTGTTTAAACTTtcataggccctttttgaaTTCTCGTCTTCgcctttggattcggcttcagactcAGTTCTCTCGTCTGAACCCCTCAGCACATACGCAAACCAAGCGCAATTGTCAagacaaccgcggggccaagctagcctgagccgaatcaaAAGCCGAGGCCAGGGTTTCGTAAAGGCCCATACTTACTTCCTACTGATGGATTGCTTTCCCTGCTCACTCATTGGATGAATTGTTACCATGCCGAGGAAAT encodes:
- the LOC117305696 gene encoding rab11 family-interacting protein 2-like isoform X1 yields the protein MSSEEREQICRLVVHQARRLRDKGADGSCSSPFVKMTSGRERFITSVADKSPNPKWNEDCEFNITKGNPSVELLVCHRGKLLDDFLGMVTIHPMSEQGKQSISRKWYKLQHRPNKTKKDVKDRGEIDVSVEVLDNNLEYLCLDDVSEVIGHSVRAKRSSTLPVMSPGGMRSKLTMSRIKNYIAPHRDGGPPSDFMVPERVKSISNDSGKASDSFTSDSPTSVRRTASFNASENFGSEESIESTGKSRKKGLRKKMKNAFGSLKREKTPHKDTSDSPYSSASSLPTEDPQQQLPCTDPSAQRSPCDEPSRPPPQLPQDVPRRNRIASTSDLHATPVAREPRPLSYPLRSISEDHIPLQVMFSQTDPQRAGHHGGGGSQQGADSGQSSTEDIKMRHSFRSGLPSLRKSNVCVTFDPSAVGGYGTREDAGEQQKPLPSQYMNMTKEALIRRLLLKEQLLRDRQRYVRELEDYTDNLLLKVILESPRLLERDFHPIKKS
- the LOC117305696 gene encoding rab11 family-interacting protein 2-like isoform X2 is translated as MSSEEREQICRLVVHQARRLRDKGADGSCSSPFVKMTSGRERFITSVADKSPNPKWNEDCEFNITKGNPSVELLVCHRGKLLDDFLGMVTIHPMSEQGKQSISRKWYKLQHRPNKTKKDVKDRGEIDVSVEVLDNNLEYLCLDDVSEVIGHSVRAKRSSTLPVMSPGMRSKLTMSRIKNYIAPHRDGGPPSDFMVPERVKSISNDSGKASDSFTSDSPTSVRRTASFNASENFGSEESIESTGKSRKKGLRKKMKNAFGSLKREKTPHKDTSDSPYSSASSLPTEDPQQQLPCTDPSAQRSPCDEPSRPPPQLPQDVPRRNRIASTSDLHATPVAREPRPLSYPLRSISEDHIPLQVMFSQTDPQRAGHHGGGGSQQGADSGQSSTEDIKMRHSFRSGLPSLRKSNVCVTFDPSAVGGYGTREDAGEQQKPLPSQYMNMTKEALIRRLLLKEQLLRDRQRYVRELEDYTDNLLLKVILESPRLLERDFHPIKKS